From the genome of Labeo rohita strain BAU-BD-2019 chromosome 12, IGBB_LRoh.1.0, whole genome shotgun sequence:
tgatTGGTTGACATACACCTAACCTTTCCTCAAAAAGGGGTCAAGCCTCTGACGCCCGGGCTGCTCACATAGCTTGGCAAAAATGGGAAACCCAGTTTCAGATGAAAGAGGGACATTCAAACCAAGTTAGTAACACAGCTATCCGTCAGATAGCAATGTTACAGTGCATTCACAgcactttttccacattttgttatgttacagccttattccaaaatggattaaattcattattttcctaTACCCAACACCCAATAATGACTACGtgaaagttttgttttcttttgttttttttaatctttgcaaaaaaaacaaaaaaaaaaacaagtattcACAGCCTTTGCCATGACACTCGAAATTGAGCTCAGGTGCATCCTGTTTCcactgatcatccttgagatgttTCTACAACTTGACTGAAGTCCACCTGTGGTAAATTCAGTTGCCTGAACATGagttggaaaggcacacacctgtctatagagggtatgcattgacGTCCCTTTCCTGCCGGGACATGCCCCCTCAGccggactgagtggcaaaagagccTTCAGCGTGAATGGATTTAGGGAAGGGAAGATGCGAAAACGcgagtaaaacaaacaatattcagttaaactaattaaaagcCAAGGAGATCTTAATTAAAAGCTAAGGAGATCTTAGCTCTCTTTATGGGACACCACTGTGATTGCACTGTAAGGGTAAGCGAGCACTGGAGAAGAAAGCGATTGCAGCCTTCCGCCAAGCCAGAGTAAGGCACTGGATTTGCCACAAGATTGGTGGTGTGCTCATGACAGACATGGACCAGGAAGTGTGACTATGGTGCTAGGTGCCATTTTTTTCTGCATACTGCACCTTTAATGAATGGCTAGCATACTTCTTTGTGTTACACTTTAATTTGTCTAGTGTTTCCTTGTGTACATagcattttaaagaatttttacacatattttttcCTTACAGGGACAATTATATAGGCCTACCACTAAAGTTTAACTACACAGTAAGTTAGTCCATTTGACACAACACATTTGTGTGGtctcagaagacttggaatgtaATGCTAAAGCCATGGTCTTTAAGGTGCCTTTCTATGATATGACACTTATGACACTTTCTTAACCACAACACATATTTGAGTAAAATTTAGGGCCTCTTTTTTGTCCTATTCTGTCCCTGCTTCACATGACcagtttgttcttgttttaaaacCCTTATCTTTTGCTACGGTTATGCTGCTTTAAAATGCACTAGAGTAAACAGCCTTAGGCTGCACAGACATTATTGGTGATGTAGACATTTAgcctaataatttattaatatttaatatgacataaaaattaaggcagtacagtcaaataaaaatgtatttgaaaaagaGCCATTGCCTTTCCGATATGACATAATTCTCTCACAGGTGAATATGGAACCAAGTCTCATCCAGTGTTTCTGGTCTTATTTTACTtcaagtctctctctctctctctctctctctctctaattttttttcttttttttgtatattcttTCACTCAGACACGCATCACATTACAAAATTGAAATTGGTTGTAATTGCCATTTCAAATTGACAAACAtaaaagtaagtaaaataatatataaacactcTAGATGTAAAATTTGCATTGAGAAGATTTTAAGCATAAAAGATTCAAAACAGTTCAGAAGAAACTGTGAGACCACAAGTTTCATTTGTTGcaattgatttaattaaaatttaattcatcAATTAGATGGAAACAACACATAAAACAGCTGTAGGAAGGTGAATAATATCTAATTGTGTCCTGGACCTTTTTATTTTCTCCAGTTCATCGGCTTGGGCAGAAAAAGCAACACGTCTTCGCTCAGTTGTGTCTGATGTGCTGCCAGTTGACGTACACCAGACCTGCCCATTATCACCAGAGTTCTTGCCTTCTTCCGGAGCAGACTGTCTGGTGTCATCTTTCTGCCTGGAGAGTGTAAGCCATGATTTGCTTTCCTTCAACCATGCCTTAGGCCACATCTCCAGTCTTCTTAAAAAAGGTGGCTATCTCCTGCTTATTGGTGCCCTGGGAGAGAGCTTCTACATGGGTGCACCAGAGCTGTACATCCCTGTGGTCCCTCTGGATGAGTCTCAGGTCTGTACTAGCCTGAAGGCCAGTGGATATGAGCTGTTGCAGCTGTGTATTTACCACCTGCCACCAGACATGAAGGTGGGAGTGGATGATGTCACTGGTGTGTTCTTTGCAAAAGCTAGGAAAAGATAAATTTTAGTTGAAGAGTACATGGACTGGAAAAGTAGGGAATATATGCATGTTCTTAATCATTCTTCTCTCAATGTGCAtgaaaaagttttgaaaacTCTCACATATTTGTCAGCATTTGAAAGTAATTAAAGCTTGTCAAGTAACATAAAACTATAAACAAACAATGGTTGCTAATGTTTGATGTCactcattaaaattattaaaattcccCCCACATTCATTACAGCTAAAATTGTCAGTGTCTTGAGCATCATACGTGACAGTCCATTGATATCTATGACATAAATAATACATCAAAATGACTTCCACCTACTGTATTGAAATAACCTTTCACAGTTATGTTCTGTTTCTGTTTAGTTCTTGTTCTACAGTAATTATTATTCatgatttttgatttatttccaATTTACTGCCTTGGTTCCATTGTTGGTCTCCTTAGTTACTAATTGTTACATACATGTTCTGTTTCCACTTGATTACGTTCCTCTGATGATTTAAGCCTTAAGTCCCGTTTCAAAAAAACTgcacaaattataataaattaaagtcCTTTACAATTGTTGCATGTCGGACTGTATAAACATGATCACATCATACTGTGGGATTTCAGTTGTCATTAATGTCAGACTATACGACAGTCAAGACGCA
Proteins encoded in this window:
- the LOC127173937 gene encoding phenylethanolamine N-methyltransferase; the protein is MEREREIQKIKLEKLKTVASMEACYQGFDPVSYLHYNYTPPRADFERRSSIVPWKLSCLHRAFTEDDIRGDILVDVGSGPTLYQVMSGCERFDRVILSDFLEVNRRELQSWLQEGKSSIDWTAYFKYVCKLEGRSSSAWAEKATRLRSVVSDVLPVDVHQTCPLSPEFLPSSGADCLVSSFCLESVSHDLLSFNHALGHISSLLKKGGYLLLIGALGESFYMGAPELYIPVVPLDESQVCTSLKASGYELLQLCIYHLPPDMKVGVDDVTGVFFAKARKR